CCGGGCGCCGCCGGGACCGCCCGGGCGGCGCCCTGCACCCCGGCTCGCTCGTCGCCGAGTCGGGGCCGTTCCTCCGTGCAGCGCTCGCGCCCGCCGTCCAGCGTGCGACGGCGGCCGGCCGCAGGGTGCTGGGGCCGGTGGCGTCCGTGGTCAGCCCGCTCGGCCGGCTCCTGATCGCCGCCGTCGTGCTCCTCTGGATCCTCGGTACCGTCCTGGGCTGGAGCGAGGCACTCGTGGCCGCCCTCATGGGCACGCTGCTGGTCCTGCTCGCGATCGGCTTCATCCTCGGCCGGTCCTCCTACGGGGTGGACCTGGACCTGACGCGCACCCGCGTGGCGGTGGGGGACCGGGCGGTCGGCAGCGTCTCCGTCTCCAACACCTCGGACAAGGCGCTCCTGCCCGCCTCCCTCGAACTGCCGGTCGGCGCGGCCACGGCCATCTTCCACCTGCCGCGGCTGACCCCCGGGCAGGTCCACGAGGACCTCTTCAGCATCCCCACGCAGCGGCGCGCGGTCATCGTCGTCGGGCCCGTGCGGTCCGTCCGGGCGGACCCGCTGAGCATCCTGCGCCGCGAGGTGCTCTGGACCGAGCCCACGGACCTGTTCGTGCACCCGCGCACCACCCCGCTGATCGGCTCCGCTGCCGGGTTCATCAAGGACCTCGAAGGGCTCCCGACCAAGGAGCTCTCCAGCGCCGACGTGTCCTTCCACGCCCTGCGCGATTACGTGCCCGGCGACGACCGCCGCCACATCCACTGGAAGACCACGGCCCGCACCAACAAGCTGATGGTCCGGCAGTTCGAGGAGACGCGCCGCTCGCACCTCGCCGTCGCCCTGTCCACCAACACCAACGAGTACGCCAGCGAGACCGAGTTCGAGCTCGCCGTGTCCGTCGCCGGGTCGATCGGCCTGCAGGCCATCCGCGAGCAGCGGAACCTGAGCGTGCTGACGCAGGACGGCCCGCTGCGCACCGAGACGGGCCGCAACCTGCTCGACGACATGACGCGCATCGAGGGCCGCGCCGTGCGCGCCACGGCCCTCGACCTCGCGCGGACGACGGCCGACGCCGTCCCGAACGCCTCCGTGGTCTTCTTCGTCGTCGGCCCCGAGGTGACGCCCTCCCAGCTGAGGTCCGCCGCCGCGTCCATCCCGCCCGGCATCCGGTGCCTGGCGATCCGCTGCGTGACCGACGGCCAGCAGAGCCGCGCCACCATCGGGGACCTCACCGTCCTGACCCTGAACTCCCTCGACGACCTCGCCCTCGTCCTCCGGAAGGCCGCAGCATGAGCCGCGCCGCGCAGAGCGCACCCCCTCCGGTACCCCGCCTCCAGGCGGGGATCGACGCCGGCGTCCTCCTGCTCCTCCTCGGCCTCGGCGTGCTCGGATTCGGGCCCACCTTCGGCGGCGACGCCCGGTACCTCGTGGCAGGCTTCGCCGGGATCATCCTCGGGCTCGGCATCGCCTGGGCGGGCCGGCTCCTGCGCTGGGGCCTCTGGATGATGATCGGGGTCTTCCTCGGCACCTACCTCGTGCTCGGCCACGCGCTCGCCGCACCGCAGGAGGCCTTCCTCGGGTTCCTGCCCACGCTGCGGTCCCTGCGGATCCTGATCGTCGGCGTCGTGTTCTCCTGGAAGGACATCCTGACCGTCGCGGACCCGGTGGGGACGGCCAGCGGCATGCTCGTGGTGCCGTTCCTTGCCGCCATGCTGTGCGCGGTGGTGGCAGGCACCCTCGCCTGGCGCCTGCGCACCCCGTACTGGCCCATGCTGCCGGTCCTCGTGCTGTTCGCCACCGGCATCGCCTTCGGCACCAACCGCGCCTCCCTGCCGGAGATCCGCGGGATCCTGCTCGTCGTCGCGGCCATGGCGTGGCTGGCCTACCGCCGCGACATCGCCCGCACCGACGCCCGCACCCGGGTGGCTATCAACCCCGCCGTCACGGATCCGGCGACGGCGGCGTCCGGCAGGAACCGCAGGCTGGCACTCGGTGCCGGGGTCCTCGCGGCCGCGACCGTCCTGACCCTCGCCCTGAGCCCCGTGGTCGCCGCCGGGCAGGACCGCAGGGTGCTGCGCGACGTCGTCGAGCCTCCCGTGGACCTCTTCGCCTACCCCAGCCCGC
This genomic interval from Arthrobacter agilis contains the following:
- a CDS encoding DUF58 domain-containing protein, with amino-acid sequence MATSTTETRSRRADRAARSAPPGGEPGSGRPARAPRTPRAGRRRDRPGGALHPGSLVAESGPFLRAALAPAVQRATAAGRRVLGPVASVVSPLGRLLIAAVVLLWILGTVLGWSEALVAALMGTLLVLLAIGFILGRSSYGVDLDLTRTRVAVGDRAVGSVSVSNTSDKALLPASLELPVGAATAIFHLPRLTPGQVHEDLFSIPTQRRAVIVVGPVRSVRADPLSILRREVLWTEPTDLFVHPRTTPLIGSAAGFIKDLEGLPTKELSSADVSFHALRDYVPGDDRRHIHWKTTARTNKLMVRQFEETRRSHLAVALSTNTNEYASETEFELAVSVAGSIGLQAIREQRNLSVLTQDGPLRTETGRNLLDDMTRIEGRAVRATALDLARTTADAVPNASVVFFVVGPEVTPSQLRSAAASIPPGIRCLAIRCVTDGQQSRATIGDLTVLTLNSLDDLALVLRKAAA